In one window of Calypte anna isolate BGI_N300 chromosome 1, bCalAnn1_v1.p, whole genome shotgun sequence DNA:
- the MCM5 gene encoding DNA replication licensing factor MCM5, which translates to MSGFDDPGVYYSDSFGGDASVDDGQVRKSQLQKRFKEFLRQYRVGTDRTGFTFKYRDELKRHYNLSQYWVEVEMEDLASFDEDLADYLYKQPAEHLQLLEEAAKEVADEVTRPRPSGEEALQDIQVMLRSDANAANIRSLKSDQMSHLVKIPGIVIAATPVRAKATKIAIQCRSCRNTISNIAVRPGLEGYALPRKCNTEQAGRPKCPLDPYFIMPDKCKCVDFQVLKLQESPDAVPHGEMPRHLQLYCDRYLCDKVVPGNRVTIMGIYSIKKSAQSKNKSRDNVGVGIRSAYIRVVGIQVDMEGSGHSFAGSVTPQEEEELRRLTAMPNIYETIAKSIAPSIYGSTDIKKAIACLLFGGSRKRLPDGLTRRGDINLLMLGDPGTAKSQLLKFVEKCSPIGVYTSGKGSSAAGLTASVIRDPSSRSFFMEGGAMVLADGGVVCIDEFDKMREDDRVAIHEAMEQQTISIAKAGITTTLNSRCSVLAAANSVFGRWDETKGEENIDFMPTILSRFDMIFIVKDEHNEQRDMTLAKHVMSLHVSALTQTQAVEGEIELNKLKKLISFCRTKCGPRLSAAAAEKLKNRYILMRSGTRQHEQESDRRSSIPITVRQLEAIVRIAESLAKMKLQPFATEADVEEALRLFQVSTLDAAMSGSLSGAEGFTTQEDQEMLSRIEKQLKRRFAIGSQVSEHSIVQDFMRQKYPEHAIYKVLQLMMRRGEIQHRMQRKVLYRIK; encoded by the exons ATGTCCGGCTTCGACGACCCCGGTGTTTACTACAGCGACAGTTTTGGGGGGGACGCGTCTGTGGACGATGGTCAGGTTCGGAAGTCGCAGCTGCAGAAGCGGTTCAAAGAGTTCCTGCGACAGTACCGAGTGGGCACGGACCGGACGGGCTTTACCTTCAAATACAG GGATGAGCTGAAACGGCACTATAACCTTAGTCAGTACTGGGTAGAGGTGGAGATGGAAGACTTGGCCAGCTTTGACGAAGATCTCGCTGATTATCTGTACAAGCAACCAGCAGAGCACCTGCAGCTG ttggaagaagcagcaaaagaagtTGCAGATGAAGTGACTCGTCCTCGTCCTTCAGGAGAGGAAGCTCTTCAAGACATTCAGGTCATGCTGAGATCTGATGCCAACGCAGCCAACATCCGCAGCCTGAAG TCTGACCAGATGTCCCACCTTGTGAAGATCCCTGGAATTGTAATTGCAGCAACCCCTGTGAGAGCCAAAGCCACCAAAATAGCCATCCAGTGCCGCAGCTGCCGTAACACCATCAGCAACATCGCGGTGCGCCCAGGCCTGGAGGGTTATGCTCTCCCCAGGAAATGCAACAC AGAACAAGCTGGCCGCCCAAAGTGCCCGCTGGACCCGTATTTCATCATGCCAGATAAGTGCAAGTGTGTGGACTTCCAGGTCCTGAAGCTACAGGAGTCCCCAGATGCTGTGCCACACGGGGAGATGCCCCGGCACTTGCAGCTGTACTGTGACAG GTACTTGTGTGACAAAGTTGTCCCTGGGAACAGAGTCACTATCATGGGCATCTACTCCATCAAGAAGTCTGCCCAGAGCAAAAACAAAAGCCGTGACAATGTGGGCGTGGGCATCCGAAGTGCTTACATCCGTGTGGTGGGCATCCAGGTGGACATGGAGGGCTCAG GACACAGCTTTGCTGGCTCAGTGACCCCACAAGAAGAGGAGGAGCTTCGTCGCCTCACTGCCATGCCCAACATCTATGAGACCATTGCCAAGAGCATTGCGCCCTCCATCTATGGCAGCACCGACATCAAGAAGGCCATTGCCTGCCTCCTCTTTGGAGGCTCTCGCAAGAG GCTTCCAGATGGACTGACTCGCAGAGGAGACATCAACTTACTGATGCTGGGTGACCCTGGCACGGCCAAATCGCAGCTGCTGAAGTTCGTCGAGAAGTGTTCGCCCATCGGG GTGTACACCtcaggaaaaggcagcagtgctgctggcttgACAGCCTCTGTCATCCGTGACCCTTCCTCCAGGAGTTTCTTCATGGAAGGAGGAGCTATGGTGCTGGCAGATGGTGGAGTGGTGTGCATCGATGAGTTTGACAAG ATGAGGGAGGATGACCGTGTGGCCATCCATGAGGCCATGGAGCAGCAGACCATCTCCATTGCTAAG GCAGGAATCACAACCACGCTCAACTCCCgctgctcagtgctggcagctgccaacTCTGTCTTTGGGCGCTGGGATGAGACCAAGGGTGAGGAGAACATTGATTTTATGCCCACCATCCTGTCCCGATTTGACATGATCTTCATTGTCAAGGATGAGCACAACGAGCAGCGAGACATG ACTCTGGCCAAGCACGTGATGTCCTTACACGTCAGTGCTTTGACGCAGACCCAGGCCGTGGAGGGAGAGATAGAGCTGAACAAGCTGAAGAAGCTCATCTCCTTCTGTCGAAC GAAATGTGGCCCTCGGCTGtccgcagcagcagcagagaagctgaagaaccGCTACATCTTGATGCGGAGCGGCACTCGCCAGCACGAGCAGGAGAGCGACCGCCGCTCCAGCATCCCCATCACTGTCCG GCAGCTAGAGGCCATCGTACGCATTGCTGAGTCCCTGGCAAAGATGAAGCTTCAGCCCTTTGCCACCGAGGCTGATGTTGAGGAAGCCTTGAGGCTCTTCCAGGTGTCCACGCTTGATGCGGCCATGTCAGGCAGCCTGTCAG GGGCAGAAGGCTTCACGACACAGGAGGACCAAGAGATGCTGTCCCGCattgagaagcagctgaagcgCCGCTTCGCCATCGGCTCTCAGGTGTCAGAGCACAGCATTGTCCAGGACTTCATGCGGCAG AAATACCCAGAACATGCCATTTACAAAGTGCTGCAGCTGATGATGCGGCGGGGGGAGATCCAGCACCGCATGCAACGCAAGGTCCTCTACCGCATCAAGTGA